The Lycium barbarum isolate Lr01 chromosome 12, ASM1917538v2, whole genome shotgun sequence genome includes a region encoding these proteins:
- the LOC132623901 gene encoding probable xyloglucan endotransglucosylase/hydrolase protein 8, whose translation MERNASSIFDFLLMLALLATLFSSSHAQLKGAFEENFSKSCPGTHFKTSQDGQIWYLTLDQVSDCGFMTKQSYRFGWFSTKLKLVGGDSAGVVTAFYMCSEVEAGPLRDEIDLEFLGNRTGQPYLIQTNVYNNGSGGREMRHQLWFDPTLDFHTYSILWNSHQIVFFVDKVPIRVYKNANHTNNFFPAQRPMYVFSSIWNADNWATRGGLDKINWKNAPFVASYEDFTIDACQWKNPYPACVSTATQRWWDQYSTWHLSSKQKIDYAWVQRNFVVYNYCLDTVRNRYKPQECWLNPLD comes from the exons atGGAGAGAAATGCTTCTTCAATTTTTGATTTTCTTTTAATGTTAGCACTTTTAGCTACCCTTTTTTCATCATCACATGCTCAACTCAAAGGTGCATTCGAAGAGAACTTCAGTAAAAGTTGTCCTGGTACTCATTTCAAGACTTCTCAAGATGGACAGATCTGGTATCTCACATTAGACCAAGTATCAG ATTGCGGGTTTATGACTAAGCAGAGCTATAGATTTGGTTGGTTTAGCACAAAGTTGAAATTGGTAGGAGGTGACTCTGCTGGTGTTGTGACAGCATTTTAT ATGTGCTCGGAAGTAGAGGCAGGGCCATTGAGAGATGAGATAGATTTGGAGTTCTTGGGAAACAGAACAGGACAACCTTACCTTATTCAGACAAATGTGTACAATAATGGGAGTGGTGGACGTGAGATGAGGCATCAACTCTGGTTTGATCCTACTCTTGACTTCCATACCTATTCCATTCTTTGGAACTCTCACCAAATTGT GTTTTTTGTGGACAAGGTACCGATAAGGGTATACAAGAACGCGAATCACACGAACAATTTCTTTCCAGCCCAGAGGCCAATGTACGTGTTTTCTAGCATATGGAACGCAGATAATTGGGCTACTAGAGGAGGTTTGGACAAGATAAACTGGAAAAATGCACCATTTGTAGCGTCTTATGAGGATTTTACTATTGATGCTTGTCAATGGAAAAATCCTTACCCTGCTTGTGTTTCCACCGCCACACAGCGCTGGTGGGATCAGTACAGTACTTGGCACTTGTCAAGCAAACAGAAGATTGATTATGCTTGGGTGCAGAGAAACTTTGTTGTTTATAATTATTGCCTGGATACTGTGAGGAACAGGTACAAGCCTCAGGAGTGTTGGTTAAATCCATTGGACTAA